One region of Amphiprion ocellaris isolate individual 3 ecotype Okinawa chromosome 9, ASM2253959v1, whole genome shotgun sequence genomic DNA includes:
- the LOC111580028 gene encoding myelin basic protein-like, giving the protein MGQHLVKRESPTDHMASSPEPKAAATAAATATAAAEPESQDEVFGLGEADANQNNGCVSKKPAVTDSTGAEGPRQPWTPASTADPDAATPRPHLARLFSRDAPGREDNTFKDRPSESDELQTIQEHSGAASECGSESPEQDLD; this is encoded by the exons GCTTCATCACCTGAACCCAAAGCAGCAGCGACGGCGGCAGCGACagcgacagcagcagcagaacctgaGTCACAAGATGAAGTCTTTG GCTTGGGTGAGGCAGATGCGAACCAGAACAATGGCTGCGTCTCGAAGAAGCCGGCGGTGACTGACTCCACGGGCGCTGAGGGCCCCCGCCAGCCCTGGACCCCCGCCAGCACAGCTGACCCTGACGCCGCCACACCACGCCCCCACCTGGCCCGCCTCTTCTCCCGAGATGCCCCGGGCCGAGAGGACAACACCTTCAAAGACCGACCCTCCGAATCGGACGAGCTGCAGACCATCCAGGAGCACAGCGGAGCGGCTTCAGAGTGCGGGTCGGAGAGCCCCGAACAGGACCTAGATTAg